From the Lactuca sativa cultivar Salinas chromosome 9, Lsat_Salinas_v11, whole genome shotgun sequence genome, the window agCTAGACTAGAACACCTCTGGACAaaaattcttcatactcagcttcagcttctactttcactggccagtaaggactatcTAGCAGGTCCTGTCTTCTATTCAGTAACTCCATAGCAATCAGTATATGAAACTCTCCAAAGAGATTCTAATAACCCATGCACATTTGTCTTAAACCAACACGATGTTCTGTTGGAGACTTTGGAATCTCTGCAGTACGCTGAAAACACATTTTCctgttcttatcaagataaaacaTTCCATGTTCAGGAACAGAGATGAACTGATGTTGAACCGGCTCAACACCAATAGGAAGAGAGTTGTTTATTACTTCAGCACCAAAATTTAGAACCAatacatcttcaccatcaacttgaaaTCTAGTTCTTCTGATTCTTGGAACTGAGGAACTTGGACCTTGCTGCTGAGGATGCTCTATAGGAACAAGATCAAGacgctgaactttcttgatcagtAAGTGAAGAGCACAGGTCAGTTCTGAAGAAAGAGCTGAAGTTTGCTTGGATGCCAACTCGAGCAATTCCATCCATTCAGAGTATCTGTATCTAATCATCTCATCTCTCTTTATAACTTCAGTGTACGGATGTAGAGGtccttgacgagtgatcagcaaAGTAAGGATTTTCTTGTCACGAGGTTTTGAGGTTTTAACTTTGATGGTCTTGTCATTGCTTACTCTTCGTTTGAAAACATCTTGAAACCTTTTGCGATCGATCCTGTCAAGAAAACTATCAGTCCTTGACTTACTGCTACTGGAAGGAGGCAGTGAAGATTTAGTTTTGGACTGATATTCGAGAAACCTTTGCATTTGAGCTTCAAAGGATCCCATTGCCTGAAGTTTTTGCTGAATgagagattcatcagcttgagcaatattctttagaagctgagctttATTGGCTTCATCAAGGATTTGCTTAACTTGATCAGGGGTCATATTCCATTCAGCTACCAGATTTGATATGCTGACAATGGACTTATATTTCTTGCTATGAGGAGAAGTGTCAGCATGTGAATCAGATGATTCAATAACTGTTGCCTTTCGTTTTCGAAATAAAGGAACAAGATCCTCACTAACTACATCTGAGTCTTCACCTTGAACTTGCACAGTGGGATCTATGAAGTTCATGTCCAGCATCTAACACTCATCATCatgttcatcttcatcatcatgttCACTATCTTCAGTAGTCTTTTCAGTTTCTGTTAGTCTCTTAGACTCCTGCTCAGGCTGTGGTGGCTCGGTCTGTTTTACAATGTTCCCTCCAGATCCATGCTCACAGGTTCTATCAACAGAATCagtttctccccctttttgatcatcatcatcatttgggCCAGGGAAAGGAGTTGTTAGAAGAACTCCCTTCAGTTGGTTGACATCAGCCTCAATACGTAGAAGACGCTGACTCATATCTCGAGTCAGTGTAAGAAGCACATTAAACGCTGAGGCCGGAATTTGAATGAGCTGAGTACCTGGAATTTCTTATGATCGATGTTGCTCCCCCTGAGAAGGTTGCTCCCCCTGATATGGTTGCCCCCCCTGAGatggttgctccccctgagatggtttCTCCCCCTGAGATGGTTGCTCCCCCTGAGCAGATGACTCCCCATGAGCTGAATGAATCCTTTCAGTGACAGAAATGGTATGGTGAGAAATTTGAGGGGAGATATGACCATCTTCTTGACTAGGATCAGCTTGTATTTCAGCATTAGTGTCGTTGTTATCAGCAGCTCCTTCGTCAGTGTCAGCGTTTAGTGAAGGAACGGTATAGGGATTCGCAATCCATTCTCGCATCCGACCAGAGATGTCGATGTCATTGGCCAGTGGATCATCCTGATACATTTGTACTGACATGCGTGGGCATTGGATGGTGTTTCCAGCGTGTGAGTAATAGGCTTCAGCATGGAATTTATCCAGGACAAgagcaatccagcgtggaaaCGGAATATGATCAGCTCTAACATTGGCTCGAAGAAGTTGGACAAGCTGATCGAAGAAGAAAGCACCATAATCAACACGTTTGTTGAGGAGAAGTGAACATACCACTTGTTGTTCAAAAGCACTTAGTTGATCACCACTGCGAGATTTGTGGCCTATACACTTACAAAGTGCCCCGGTGAAGAACTTCCTTCCAGGAGTCATACATTGACGTAGATTGAGAGTTGGTCGAGCACCAGCCTTGGAGTGATCATAGCCCAGTTGGTCAAAGAGGCGTCGACAACGTTCAATAGTTGGAAGCTCAGAGAATTGTTCAAAAATTGGTAACCTGAGTGCAGTACGGAGGAGATCAGCGTTGATGAAAACTGAGCGACGGCCACGCCCAATAGTGCCGGAGATGACGTTGTTTTCATTATTAACTGTTGCGGTGTAGTAGAACTCACACAATTGTTAGGGAAAGAACTCTGATGGAACCTCACTGATAGCATATCGAAGTCTGCAAGATACTAGAAAATTGACAAAATCATCAACTCCAAGACCACGATGAACATCTGGTATATTAGGATTGAAGAAGACATTTGTAGCTTTGATGTAAATGGGAAGAAGAGGATAGTTTGGAGCTAGGATGACTCTTCTTGAGGTGAAGGAGAAAGTAAACAGTGATGACGCCATTAAAGAGAGTttggattctagggttttgaagagaagagaaggaaatTTGAATTGTGGGAGGAAAGTTTGGGAGAGAGGTGGGGAATGAGGTTTAAATATGGTATTAAACGGTTTTGAAAAGCTAATGATTATCTTTTTTGAAAATAACTGCGTATCTTAACAAACTGTCAAATCCGAAAAATAGCCGTTGGGTGAAAAGAGCCATTATACAGAAGAGGAAACGACAATCAGTGTCTGCGGAAGCGCTGAGATCAGTGTCACTAAAAGTTACATGCGGAAAGATAATATGTCGTaaattcaaggtacaacttgcttgTTTAAGGTTAGCAAGGtggttggtgcgtgtgatagatactggtttaattatctaaccatcggcacagagtgttgagtctttatcagtgagtggtgcttcctactgaatcattagacactgagtgagaagaaggtgaagaaagaattgttgcgtgtgatagaccttggtgttttggtctaaccatcggcaaagactgttagactctcatcagtgtgtgttttatcacactgaatcacagaatcagtgtaagattggtaagaagggatagttgcgtgtgatagatcttggtgttttgtctAACCATCagcaaagagtttcaagttgttatcagtgtatggtttaatatagtgaatcattcaactttagtttagaagatTTGTAGAAGAGATAGAGATAGGAGATCATACAAGGTACTCAGCATGGTAAACATCATTAGCACATCATCAGCAGCAAAAAATACATCAGTTTGAAAGACAATAGTAAACAttagaaaaacattttttttaatctaGAGTGGTCATTCCAAGTTCTCAAATAATGTGAGCAGTAGTTTGAGTATCCAGGGCCTTGGTGAAAATATCAGCTAGTTGAtctgaagtcttgacatgttctaGAACAACCTTACCCTTCTCAACATTgtctctgatgaagtgatgtctgatctcgatatgctttgtctttgagtgctgaacaaGATTCTGTGTGATCTAaatggcactggtgttatcaCAGTATATAGGATTCTTTGTGAATTTAAGCCCATAGTCTAAAAGCTGATTCTGAATCCATAAGAGTTGTGCACAACATCTCGCAGccgcaacatactcagcttctgcagtggagATAGCTACTGAggtttgcttcttgctagaccagctgattAGTCGATTTCCAAGGAAATAACATCCTCCTGACGTGCTCTTCTTGTCTAAGTTGCATCTTGCATAGTCGGAATCAGTGTATCCAAAGAGTTCAAGTGCTGAGTCACAAGGATACCACAATGCCAAGTTCTGAGTGCCCTTTAAGTATCGAAAAATGCGTTTAACTGCAATGAGATGAGACtccttgggattagcttggaatctaGCACAGAGAATAGTTCCAAACATGATATTAGGGCGACTTGCAGTGAGGTAGAGAAGAGATCTAATCATTCCTCGATAAAGAGAGTGATTAACATCAGTCCCGGTGGGATCAGCGTGTAACTTATCAGTCTTGGACACCGGAGTAGAGGCCGGTTTGCAGTCGCTGAGAGAGTACTTAACAAGCATGCCAGCAATATATTTACTTTGACAAATTGAGATACCTAATTTTTGTTGCTAAacctcaagacctaagaaaaaggtcatcatgctcatctcgaacctttgagacatgatctcagCGAATTCCTTGCTCAGCttctcatttggagagccaaagatgatatcatcgacatagatttgaacaagaatcatgtctgagcctttgtttttAATGAAGAGTGTATTATCAATTGCTCCTCTTCTGTAGCAATTTCAAGGAGATATgatgtcagcgtctcataccatGCCCTGGGAGCCTACTTTAgtccatatacagctttatctagTCTGTACACATAGTCAGGGTGCTCTTTGTCTTCAAAGCCTAGGGGCTGTTTGAGAAATAcgtcttcttctaacacaccatgaagaaatgttgttttgacatccatctggtagacaaTGAAGTTCATGTATGAAGCAT encodes:
- the LOC128128959 gene encoding secreted RxLR effector protein 161-like — translated: MLVKYSLSDCKPASTPVSKTDKLHADPTGTDVNHSLYRGMIRSLLYLTASRPNIMFGTILCARFQANPKESHLIAVKRIFRYLKGTQNLALWYPCDSALELFGYTDSDYARCNLDKKSTSGGCYFLGNRLISWSSKKQTSVAISTAEAEYVAAARCCAQLLWIQNQLLDYGLKFTKNPIYCDNTSAI